The genomic segment GCTTGTCGGCAAGAAAGTCGATTGCCGCATACATATCGTCACCGTCGGCATTCGCATGGATCTGTGCTCCCTTCGTGTGAATGGTGCACTCGGCCAGGTGTCGGTTCTTTTCCACCAGCAGGACGACATTGGTACTGGTGACGTGATCGAAATGACGGTGAATACGGCCAATCTTCTCGTCGACATAGCTCCGCAGGGGATCGGTGACTTCTACGTGTTGGCCGGTTATCGAGA from the Acidiferrobacteraceae bacterium genome contains:
- the raiA gene encoding ribosome-associated translation inhibitor RaiA, with the translated sequence MQISITGQHVEVTDPLRSYVDEKIGRIHRHFDHVTSTNVVLLVEKNRHLAECTIHTKGAQIHANADGDDMYAAIDFLADKLDRQVIKHKEKTGDHHQRVAAEQKHQY